The DNA segment GTCATCGTGCACGAGAACTGGCTGGCCGATTGGACCGAGCTGCTCGACCAGATCGCCGACAACACCAACGACCGCACGAAGCGTCAACTGGCGGCGGAGATCATCTTCCTGACCCACAACGAGGGCCTGCACGAGGTCAATCTCGGCTGGCACCCCAAAGGCGAGGACGTGCTGTGGCGGCCGGATCTGCAGCAGCTCAAGCGCAGTCAGAATGGGCAGTGGAACGTCCGCTACAAGAGCCCGTGGAAGGGCCGCTGGGTGCAGCAGCTCACCGATCTGGTCGCCACCAGGCTGCCGGACTGCCGGATCCGGTACGCCTTCTAGGCGGCCGCCTCAGCGTGCCTTCCACTGCGGTTTGCGCCGGTCGCGCCACGCCTGGAGACCCTCGGCGACGTCCTCGGTGACCGCGACCACCTTGCGCATCGTCTCGCCGAACCGCACCGACTCGATCCAGCCCATGTTTGCCGTCCGCCACGCGACTTCTTTGGTGGCGCGCTGAGCCAGCGGCGCGGCCTCGGTGAGCGTGCGGGCCCACGCCAGCGCTTCGGCCTTCAGATCCTCCGGCTCGACGAGCTTCCACACCAGACCGACGTCCTTGGCCCGCTGCGCCGTCATCGGCTTGCCGGTGAGCAGCAGTTCCATCGCATCGGCCCACCTGACCCGTTCCGGCAGCCGGATCGCGCCCACGATGGTGGGGACCCCGAGGGACACCTCGGGGAACGAGAACGTGGCCTCGGTGCTCGCGATCACGAAGTCGCAGAACAACACTCCGGTCAGGCCGTAGCCCACACACGGTCCCTGTACCGCAGCGATCGTGGGCTTGAACAGCTCCATACCGCTCTCGAAGCTGTTGATGGTCGGCTTCTCCCAGAAGGTTCCACCGAACGTACCCACCGAACCCTGCCCGTCCTTGAGGTCACCGCCTGCGCAGAACACGTCACCGTTCGCGGTGAGAATCCCCACCCACGCGTCCTCGTCGTCGCGGAACCGGTTCCATGCGGCGTTGAGATCCTCGCGGAGGGCGCCGTTGATGGCGTTGCGGGCCTCCGGCCGGTTCAGGGTGATGGTGGCGATGTGCTCATCCAGCTCATAGGTGACGAGAGTCATGTACTGCACCATAGTTTCGCGGCGTCACACTGAGGGCATGGCAACCGTTCGCACGCTTGCGCGGCTGGAACGCCTCGAGTTCGCCGACCTGCTGGACCGCATGACGCCCGAGCAGTGGGCGTCGCCGAGCCTGTGCGCGGGTTGGACGGTGCGCGATGTCGCCGCCCATACCGTCGCCTACCTGGATCAGAGTCGAATCGCGCTCGCGGCCAACATGATTCGGTTCGCCGGTGACGTCGACCGACTCAACGCCGACGGCGTGGACCGCCACTCCCGAATCGGGCGGAGTGAACTGGCGGATCGGATGCGGCGGGGAAGTGAGCCGGCGGGTGCGGGCGCACTCTACGGGGGCCGGGTCGCGCTCATCGAGTGTCTGGTCCACCAGCAGGACATCAGACGTCCACTGGGGTTGCATCGCGATCTCGACGCGGGCCGGGTCCGGGTCTGCCTGGACTACGCACGCCTCAGCCCCGTGGTCGGCGGCCGGCGGCGGACACGCGGGGTGCGGCTGGTCGCCACCGATGTCGACTGGACCGCGGGGAACGGGCCCGAGGTGGTGGGTCCCGGTGAAGCGCTGCTGTTCGCGATGACCGGTCGCGCCGCGGCCGTCGCCGGTGAGTTGCGTGGCGAGGGTGTGGCGCTGCTGCGCTGAGTCGTCGGGTCACTGCCCGGCGAGCCACCTGTCGAGCCTGCGGCGGTCGCGTTTGGTCGGCCGTCCCGCACCGCGGTCGCGGACCGCCAGCGGCACGGCGGTGGACTTCGGAGCCGGGGGAGTCCGGTCCAGGTAGCAGGTCACCGCATCGGCGGCGCCGACCCGCTTCTGGATCACCCGCACCACCTCGACGATCCGCGTCCGGTCGCCCACCAGCGCGCGGATCTCGTCGCCGGGAGCCACGGTGGTCGACGGTTTCGCCGGCCGGTCGTTCACGCGGACGTGTCCGCCCCGGCACGCCGCGGCCGCGTCCGGTCGGGTCTTCGTCAGCCGAACCGCCCAGAGCCAGCGGTCTATTCGGGTCGAATCCACGGCAGTCCGCTAGACATCGGAACTCGCCCGCCACAGATCGATACCCGATTCGGTGGCGTATCGATCGATCTCGGCGAGTTCGTCGGCGCTGAAGTCGAGGTTGTCGAGTGCGCCGAGGTTCTCTTCGAGCTGGGCGACGCTCGATGCGCCCACCAGCGTGGACGCCACGGTGTCATCGCGCAGCACCCAGGCCAGGGCCAGCTGGGCCAGTGTCTGACCGCGGCGCTCGGCGATGCCGGCCAATCCCCGCAACTGCTCGCGCACCTGCTCGGTCACCAGGTCGTCGTCGAACGAGGGTCGCGCTGTGGCACGGTCGATTTCGGCGGGCGCCGACTGCAGATAGCGATCGGTCAGCAGTCCCTGGGCCAGCGCGGTGAACGCGATGGCCCCCATACCGGCATTGCGGAGTTCGGTGGTGAGGTCGCCCTCGATCCAGCGGTTCAGCAGTGAGTACGACGGTTGGTGGATCACCAGGGGGGTGCCCAGACCCTGGGCGATGGCGGCGGCCTCCGCGGTCTTGGCCGCCGAATACGACGAGATGCCGACGTAGCGGGTCTTGCCCGCGCGCACCGCGGTGTCGAGCGCGCCGATCGTCTCCTCGAGAGGGGTCACCGGATCGATGCGGTGGGAGTAGAAGATGTCGACGTAGTCGAGGCCGAGACGGTCGAGCGATTCGTCGAGGCTCGCGAGCAGGTACGCGCGGCTGCCGAGCTGACCGTAGGGCCCCGGCCACATGTCCCAGCCGGCCTTGGTGGAGATGATGAGCTCGTTGCGGTAGGGCTTGAAGTCCCGGCGGAGCATGCGGCCGAAGTTCTCCTCGGCCGAACCGTACGGCGGCCCGTAGTTGTTGGCGAGATCGAAGTGGGTGATGCCGCGGTCGAACGCGTACCGCAGCACCTCCCGTTGCACGTCGAACGGCCGGTTGTCGCCGAAGTTGTACCAGAGCCCCAGTGAGATGGCCGGCAGCAGCAGGCCGGACGTGCCCACCCGCCGGTACGGCATCGAGTCGTAGCGTTCGCGGCCGGCCACCCAGGGGTCGTGGGTGAAGGGCACATCACCGATCAGCAGGTCCTCGGACATGGGGCCAATCGTAGTGACGGCGGCGTGTCACCGGGTGTCTGTGCCGAACCAGACCGGCAGCCGGGTGAGCAGATCCTCCTGATCGTCGCCGACCCACGCGACGTGACCGTCCGGCCGCAGCAGCACCGCGGGCACCTCCAGTTCCACGCTGACGTCGACGACGTGGTCGACCCGGTCCGTCCAGCCCGCCACCGAGAGCCGGCCGGTCTGGTCGAGGAGCAGTCCCCGGCCGGAGCGGGTCAGCTCGTACAGGCGTCCGCGCCTCAGCGCGATGTCGCGCAGCCGCCGGCCCAGCAGGCGGTGCCCCGGGCCGAAGTCGTAGCGGACGCCGATGGCGGTGATCTTCTCGATGAGATGACGGTTCACCTCGTCGAACTCGACCAGTTCGGTCATGAGCCTGCGCACGGCCTGCGGCCCTGGTTCCAGCGAGAGGAGCTCCATCTGCGCGCGGGTGTTGGTCAGCACGTCGGCGGCCACCGGATGACGTTCGGTGTGGTAGCTGTCCAGTAGCCCGGCCGGCGCCCAGCCGTTGATCTGCGCGGCCAGTTTCCAGCCGAGGTTGAAGGCGTCCTGAAGGCCGAGGTTGAGGCCCTGGCCACCGGTCGGCGGGTGGATGTGCGCCGCATCGCCGGCCAGCAGCACCCGACCGACCCGGTAGCGCTCCGCCAGCCGGGTGGCGTCGCCGAACCGGGAGAGCCACCGCGGCGAGTGCACGCCGAAGTCCGTGCCCGCAACGGCGCGCAGCTGTCGCCGGAACTCCTCGATCGTCGTCGGTCTGTCCCGGTCGGCCACTCCCGCGGCGGGCACGCCGACGCGGTACACCCCGTCGCCGAGCGGCATCGCCCCGAAGCGCAACTGGGTCGTGCGCACGTCCGCGACGACGGCGTCGACGGTCGCGGGATCCGCGGTGAGTTCCATCTCGCCCAGAAGCGTCTCGACCGTGCTGGGCTCGCCGGGGAATTCGACACCGAGCAGCTTGCGCACGGTGCTGCGGCCGCCGTCGCATCCGACGACGTAGCGCGAACGGAGCTGTGTGCCGTCGGCGGTCTGGACGGTCACCCCCTCGTCATCCTGGGTGAGCGCAACGACCTCGTGGCCCCGGCGGATCTCGGTCCCCAACTCCGCGGCGCGGTCGGTCAACAGCCGGTCGGTGACGGGCTGCGGGATGCCGAGGATGAAACCGTGTGCGGTGTCCAGGTGGGCGGGTGCGGGTTTCACGATGCCGGCGAAGAAGCCGCCCAGCGGATGGCGCTGACCGTGGGCCAGGAACCGTTCGAGCACACCGCGTTGGTCCATCACCTCGATGCTGCGCACGTGCAATCCGAGGGAACGCACGTACGGGGGCGGCTCGACGTCCTTTTCGAGTACCACCACCCGGACACCGTGCAGCCGCAGTTCGGCGGCCAGCATCATCCCGGTCGGTCCGCCGCCGGCAATGATCACGTCGATCATCGATCTCCCATCGTTCGGTTGCGAAAGCCCCTGTGATAAGGGTTTTTTCGCTGAGATCGACGATTCTGGAGCACGACCGGGGTCTTGCCGCAAGCCCCCGGGTGCGCTATAGATTGAGAGTGGGAGAGCGAAGTGCGCCCACCGCACGGCATCCGGTCGCCGAGTATCCGGCACGGGCGTCAGCCGCGAGTGGCGCTGTACCCCAACGCTTCACGATCACCGACGCCGAGCTTCGCGCATGCGCGGTAGATGTGGCCCTCCACTGTCCGCACCGACAACACCAGCCGTTCGGCGATCTGTTTGTTGCTCGCACCGGCCGCGATCAGCTCGGCGATCTCGCGCTCGCGCGCGCTGATCGGCAGGGGATTGGCGGCGATCTTCAACGCGGGGGTCCGGATGCCACCGCACGCGCCGGCCAGGCGGTCGGCCTGGGCGGCCGCGTCGACCGCTCGACGCTTGTTGTCGCCGGCGCGGTAGAGCGCCGACGCATCCGCGTACGCATCGGCCGCCGACAGCAGGGCACCGAGCCGCTCGAACAGCTCGGCCGCCTCCCGCACCGCGTCGGCGTCGCCCTCGACGAGCGCGGCGGCATGCGTGCGGTAGGCGTCTGCGAGTGCCCCACCGACCGTCGCGGTCAGCTCGACGAGCCGGGGAATGTGGTCTCGGTCGCCGAAGCGGACGGCGTCGTGCCGGGCCGACATCTCGAAGCCGTGCTGTCCGGAGTCGGCGGCGAGCCGTGCGGCGTCGAGGGCTTTCTCGACGGCCAGGCTCACGGTGCCCTCGGCTGCGGCCAGCCAGCCCTCGGTCAGGCGCAGCTGCGGTTCGAACACCGCGACGTGGCGCCCCAAGCGGGTGCGCAGTTCGGCGACGATGCGGCGGGCGGGGTCGACCCTGCCCAGGACGCAGTAGCACTGCGCGAGCAGCAGTCGCGCCGGGAAGCTCCACGTCGCGGCGCTCTCCGACGTGAGTGCCGCGACGGTCTGCTCCATGGGGGCCA comes from the Mycolicibacterium litorale genome and includes:
- a CDS encoding maleylpyruvate isomerase family mycothiol-dependent enzyme, with product MATVRTLARLERLEFADLLDRMTPEQWASPSLCAGWTVRDVAAHTVAYLDQSRIALAANMIRFAGDVDRLNADGVDRHSRIGRSELADRMRRGSEPAGAGALYGGRVALIECLVHQQDIRRPLGLHRDLDAGRVRVCLDYARLSPVVGGRRRTRGVRLVATDVDWTAGNGPEVVGPGEALLFAMTGRAAAVAGELRGEGVALLR
- a CDS encoding RNA-binding S4 domain-containing protein, whose amino-acid sequence is MDSTRIDRWLWAVRLTKTRPDAAAACRGGHVRVNDRPAKPSTTVAPGDEIRALVGDRTRIVEVVRVIQKRVGAADAVTCYLDRTPPAPKSTAVPLAVRDRGAGRPTKRDRRRLDRWLAGQ
- a CDS encoding enoyl-CoA hydratase/isomerase family protein, translating into MTLVTYELDEHIATITLNRPEARNAINGALREDLNAAWNRFRDDEDAWVGILTANGDVFCAGGDLKDGQGSVGTFGGTFWEKPTINSFESGMELFKPTIAAVQGPCVGYGLTGVLFCDFVIASTEATFSFPEVSLGVPTIVGAIRLPERVRWADAMELLLTGKPMTAQRAKDVGLVWKLVEPEDLKAEALAWARTLTEAAPLAQRATKEVAWRTANMGWIESVRFGETMRKVVAVTEDVAEGLQAWRDRRKPQWKAR
- the rox gene encoding rifampin monooxygenase, whose protein sequence is MIDVIIAGGGPTGMMLAAELRLHGVRVVVLEKDVEPPPYVRSLGLHVRSIEVMDQRGVLERFLAHGQRHPLGGFFAGIVKPAPAHLDTAHGFILGIPQPVTDRLLTDRAAELGTEIRRGHEVVALTQDDEGVTVQTADGTQLRSRYVVGCDGGRSTVRKLLGVEFPGEPSTVETLLGEMELTADPATVDAVVADVRTTQLRFGAMPLGDGVYRVGVPAAGVADRDRPTTIEEFRRQLRAVAGTDFGVHSPRWLSRFGDATRLAERYRVGRVLLAGDAAHIHPPTGGQGLNLGLQDAFNLGWKLAAQINGWAPAGLLDSYHTERHPVAADVLTNTRAQMELLSLEPGPQAVRRLMTELVEFDEVNRHLIEKITAIGVRYDFGPGHRLLGRRLRDIALRRGRLYELTRSGRGLLLDQTGRLSVAGWTDRVDHVVDVSVELEVPAVLLRPDGHVAWVGDDQEDLLTRLPVWFGTDTR
- the mgrA gene encoding L-glyceraldehyde 3-phosphate reductase, with the protein product MSEDLLIGDVPFTHDPWVAGRERYDSMPYRRVGTSGLLLPAISLGLWYNFGDNRPFDVQREVLRYAFDRGITHFDLANNYGPPYGSAEENFGRMLRRDFKPYRNELIISTKAGWDMWPGPYGQLGSRAYLLASLDESLDRLGLDYVDIFYSHRIDPVTPLEETIGALDTAVRAGKTRYVGISSYSAAKTAEAAAIAQGLGTPLVIHQPSYSLLNRWIEGDLTTELRNAGMGAIAFTALAQGLLTDRYLQSAPAEIDRATARPSFDDDLVTEQVREQLRGLAGIAERRGQTLAQLALAWVLRDDTVASTLVGASSVAQLEENLGALDNLDFSADELAEIDRYATESGIDLWRASSDV